In Chloroflexota bacterium, one genomic interval encodes:
- a CDS encoding glycosyltransferase, with the protein MRVLMLSKALVVGAYQQKLVEIARHGEIDLTAVAPPSWRDGAAERFIEQREASGYRLIVSPIAANGNFHLFFFPQLPKILDDCQPDLLHVEEEAYNLATFLAVWHARRRRIPSVFFTWQNIARRYPLPFRLMERYVYRNVGCAIAGTRSAERVLRGKGYRGVVRVIPQFGVDPTVFSPAPEHPESSGADGGVITIGFAGRLVPEKGVEVLVDACARLDRPYRLVILGNGPALPSIRARIRQYGIEDLVDIRNAIDSREMPQFLRSLDVLVLPSLTRPNWAEQFGRVLIEAMACGTPIIGSSCGEIPDVVGDAGLIVPEGNASAIAEAVMRLAKDGRLRADLIQLGRRRALERFTHARVAQDTVDLYLACAKA; encoded by the coding sequence ATGAGGGTGCTGATGCTCTCCAAGGCGCTCGTCGTTGGCGCCTACCAGCAGAAGCTCGTGGAGATCGCTCGGCACGGCGAAATCGATTTGACCGCCGTCGCACCACCCTCGTGGCGCGACGGCGCGGCCGAGCGCTTCATCGAGCAGCGGGAAGCGAGCGGGTACAGGCTCATCGTTTCGCCCATCGCGGCCAACGGGAATTTTCACCTCTTTTTCTTCCCGCAGCTCCCCAAGATTCTCGACGACTGCCAGCCCGACCTCCTCCACGTGGAGGAAGAGGCCTACAACCTGGCGACATTCCTTGCCGTGTGGCACGCGCGCCGGCGGCGCATTCCTTCAGTGTTCTTCACGTGGCAAAACATCGCGCGAAGGTACCCGCTCCCCTTTCGGTTGATGGAGCGGTACGTCTACCGCAACGTGGGGTGCGCCATCGCTGGCACACGGTCGGCGGAGCGCGTGTTGCGCGGGAAAGGGTATCGGGGTGTGGTGCGCGTCATCCCGCAATTTGGGGTCGACCCGACGGTCTTCTCGCCAGCTCCCGAGCATCCCGAATCCAGCGGGGCCGATGGTGGCGTCATCACGATCGGTTTCGCCGGTCGACTGGTGCCCGAGAAGGGCGTCGAGGTCCTCGTCGACGCGTGCGCGCGCCTGGATCGTCCCTATCGACTCGTGATTCTCGGGAATGGCCCCGCACTGCCATCGATACGGGCGCGGATCCGCCAGTATGGGATCGAAGACCTCGTGGATATAAGAAACGCCATCGATTCGCGCGAGATGCCGCAGTTCCTTCGAAGCCTCGACGTGCTCGTGTTACCGTCGCTGACGCGCCCCAACTGGGCCGAGCAATTCGGCCGGGTCTTGATTGAAGCGATGGCGTGCGGTACTCCCATCATTGGATCGAGCTGTGGAGAAATCCCGGATGTCGTCGGCGATGCGGGGCTGATCGTGCCGGAGGGCAATGCGTCCGCTATCGCCGAAGCGGTCATGCGCCTGGCCAAGGATGGCCGCCTGCGGGCGGACCTGATCCAGCTCGGAAGGCGCCGGGCGCTCGAGCGTTTCACCCACGCGCGTGTCGCCCAGGACACCGTCGACCTCTACCTCGCTTGCGCGAAAGCCTGA